Below is a window of Salvelinus sp. IW2-2015 linkage group LG11, ASM291031v2, whole genome shotgun sequence DNA.
ataccctcataaaactgactatcctaccgatccttgacttcggcgatgtcatttacaaaatagcatccagtttgctgagtaaagtatcacagtgccatccattttagcggatatatatattttgatttggttaacactttgGTTACAACATGGTttcatatgtgttgtttcatagttttgatgtcttctctattattctaccatATAGTAAgacattaagaaaaacccttgaatgagtgtcaacttgactggtactgtacatacatatacatacatacatacatacatacatacatacatacatacatacatacatacatacatacatacatacatacatacatacagtaccagtcaagttgacacacctggactttttccacattttgttgttacaccctgaatttaaattggattgagatgttgtgatctacacactatcccataatgtcaaaggggaattttgtttttagaattttttacaaaactgaaatgtcttgagtcaagtattcaacacctttgtaatggcaagcctaaataagtatgGGAGTAAAAAATTTAGTCTGTGGCCAATAATGGTtgttcaacaacaaagaccagggagtttgcccaatacctcacaaagaagggcacctattgatagacgagtaaaaaaaatatactggcactgaatatccctttgagcatggtgaaattattccaaaacatgcatcctgtttgcaataagacactaaagtaatactgcaaaaaaaaatgtggcaaaggaatAAACTTTTTGTCCTAAACACAACACGTCActtagtaccactcttcatacagtattttcaagcgtggtggctgcatcatgttatgggtatgctcgtcATCGACAAGGACTGGGGAGGTATTTAGGATTAAAAGAAATGTAGCCtgatagagctaagcacagacaaagtcctagaggaaaacctggttctgtctactgtccaacagacaatgggagacaaattcacctttcagcagaacaaaagcctaaaacacaagaccaaatatacactggagttgcttaccaagactacattgaatgttcctaagggtcctagttacagttttgacttaaatcggcatgaaaatctacggcaagacttgaaaatggctgtctagcaatgatcaacaaccaacttgacagagcttgaagaattaataAAAATAATMATGTGCAAATCATGTACTATCCAGGTATGCAAACCTCTTAGACTTATCCAAAAACACAtattgactcagtgggttgaatacttatctaatcaagatgcactgagtgtacaaaacattacgaacacctgccCTATCCATAACCTAAActgaccaagtgaaagctatgaccccttattgatgtcacttgttaaatccactttaaatcagtatagatgaaggggaggagacgggttaaagaacgatttttaaagccttgagacaattaggacatggattgtgtatgtgtgtcattgagGGTTAAAagggcaagacaaaggatttgagtgcctttgaacggggtatggtagtagctttgagtgtgtcaagaactgcactgctgttgggtttttcacactcgagttccctgtgtgtatcaagaatggtccaccacccaaatgacatccagccaacttgacaactgtgggaagcattggagtcaacatgggtcagcatccctgtggaacgctttcaacaccttgtagagtccatggctcgacgaattgaggctgttctgagggcaaaagggggtgcagctcaatattatTTTTACGCTATTAGAGGACCCCAAAAAAAGAACTCTTACACGGCCTGCCcaaatgggctcgggagaggcacagtttgagtcatgcgtcctccgaaacatgacccgccaagccatgctccttaacacccgcaccaatgtgtcggaggaaacactgttcaactgatgaccgaagtcagtCTGCAGGCACCCGGTCTGCCGCAATAGCGCTATGAGCCAGGTAAAGCCCCCTCCcgtaacccgaacgacgctgggccaactgtgcactgccctatgggacacccggtCACAGCCTGTTGTGACAGAACCTGGGATCGaacacgggtctgtagtgacgcctcaagcactgaaatgcagtgccttagaccgctacaccactcgggaggcccctccaTCCAAGAATATAAATGGCAGAGACATATAAAATGGCCACAATTGTTTCGTGGCCCGCCACCGAACGTGTCTTGAAGATGTCGTGCATTTTGATTTACAGTTGATACACTGTTTCTGGGATGAACCACCTCTAGGGTAGGGGTGTTACGCTGTCGTGGTGTTTTTTCATTTGGAGGAAAAATGTMATGAACACACCGTTAATCTGTTTGTCTGTAGTCCTATGCTTGGTGGCACTGCTACTGTCTTTGAGAGCCCTCTGCTGGATATGAACTTGCATCTCATACAGTGGAGGAGTGAAAAAATGTCACTTATGTGTCAATGCCGGACACAACTTCATAAGCAATTACAAAATATTGaaatactctctgtctctctctgtttgcagCTTTGTGGTGTAACTGTACTACGGCCCAGTGTCAGAAGACTGGCTCCCAGTGTGAGACGGATGGGGCCTGCATGGCCTCCACGTCCTTCATCGACGGCCAAGAGCAGCACATTCGTATCTGCATCACCCGGGATAAGCTGGTACCCCCGGGCCAGCCCTTCTACTGCCTGAGTGCTGAGGGCCTCCtcaacacacactgctgctacactaACTACTGCAACAGCCTCAACCTCAAAGTTCCCTCTGGTGAGCTCCACACATTCCACAGGGATAGGCTATCTGCTGCCATAGAAGACATGGGTCTGAAACATAGTTCACAGAGTTGCGTTTGGGTTATGTTTACTcattaaatatatacaaaaatataaatgcaacatgtaaagtgttggtcccatatttcatgagctgaaataaaagatcccaaaaatgttccacatgcacaaacagcttatttctctaaaatgttgtgcacaaatttgtttacatccccgttagtgagcatttctcctttgccaatataatccatccacctgacaagtgtggtatatcaagaagctgactaaacagcatgatcattacacaggtgcaacttgtgctggggacaataacatTTCCCTAgtacaatgtgcagttttgttgcagaacacaatgccacagatgtcccaagttttgagggagcatgcaattggcatgctgactgcaggaatgtccaccagagctgttgccagagaataagCCGCCTAcaatgtagttttagagaatttggcagtacatccaaccagcctcacaaccgcagaccacgtgtaaccacacctgcacaggacctccacatctggcttcttcacctgcgggatggtctgagacagCCACCCGGATAATTTGGGAAACtgagtttgcacaaccaaataatttctacacagactgtcagaaaccgtctcagggaagctcatctgcgtgctcgttgtcctcaacACGGTCTTGTATGGcgacaactaacacaattgcattttattgatgacaatttgaatgcacagatgcCGTGACGAGATCATGAGGGCCATTGTcctgccattcatctgccgccatcacctcatgtttcagcatgataatgcacagccatcacccatgtcacaaggatctgcacacaattcctggaagctgaaaatgtcccagttcttccatggcctgcataatcaccagacatgtcatccattgtttgggatgctctgtatcGATGTGTACGACGTCGtgttccagcaacttcgcactgcCATTGAAGCGGAGTgtgacaacatttcacaggccacaatcaacagcctgataaactccATACGAAGGAGATGTAtcgtgctgcatgaggtaaatggtggtcacaacaaatactgactggttttctgatccacactgctagctttttttatgcatctgttggtcacagatacttatctgtattcccagtcatatgaaatccatagattagggcctaatgaatttatttaaattgactgatttccttatatgaactgtaactcagtaaaatctttgaaattgtaatgtgttgcgtttttatatttttgttcagtgtaaattaaatgtgaaatatgtatttattctcattgtctctcttccctctttctcagtGACGTTGCGGCCGGGCCTGGTGGGCGGCTTTGGCCCTGATGGTACATGGGGTCCAGTGGAGCTGGTGGCAGTGGTCGCAGGGCCCGTCTGCCTGCTGTGTGTGCTGCTAATCATGGCTGTGTTCCTGTTCCAGTACCACCAGAGGGCCTACAGCcacaggcagaggttggaggtGGAGGACCCCTCCTGTGACCACCTCTACATGGccaaggacaagaccctgcaggACCTCATCTATGACATGTCCACCTCTGGATCAGGATCCGGTCAGTACAGCACAGCTGAGGCTSTCTAGGGGTCAGATCTATCTCAATAAATGTGTGACTGTAGCTGTAATGATGTCTTCCATAGATAAAGAAGACCCATAGGGGGAAATGTGGTTGATATTAGGCAATGTGATTCATTGTCTGACCGTATATTCCTCTCTCTTTTTGCCTTGTCTCTGTGTCCCGTATGTCTcggtcctctccctcctctgtctctgtgcagGCCTCCCTCTGTTTGTCCAGCGGACGGTAGCCAGGACCATCGTGCTGCAGGAGATCATAGGGAAGGGGCGTTTCGGAGAGGTATGGCGGGGCCGCTGGCGAGGAGGAGACGTGGCAGTGAAGATCTTCTCGTCCAGAGAGGAGCGCTCCTGGTTCCGGGAGGCTGAGATCTACCAGACTGTCATGCTGCGCCACGAGAACATCCTGGGATTCATCGCCGCGGACAACAAAGGTAAACACTGGCTGTCGTCGTGTGACATCACATAAAAAATATTCCMCTTCGAAGAGCACTTCTTGTAGCTTTCTGGTGTTCGGGTCAGTTTTTTCGTATTAGCTGGTGTAGGGTCTAACAATTGGTCTCTAAACttagtctctctgtttctcatagATAATGGCACATGGACCCAGCTATGGCTGGTGTCAGACTACCACGAGTACGGCTCTCTGTTTGACTACCTGAACCGCTACTCTGTGACCATCGAGGGCATGATCAAACTGGCACTGTCGGCTGCCAGCGGCCTGGCACACCTGCACATGGAGATCCTGGGCACGcagggtgagtgtgtgagtgtgttgtactTGTGCCCATGTGCAAACTGGATTSCATGTTGCTGTATGTGTCAATTCTTCTGGGCTCTTCAATTTGTTCCCTACTCAACCTTTTCCTGGCCTGTGCAAACAGTGAATGTAGGCCATGCTTCCTAGCTGATAGGAAACTCCCGTTCAGGGTTATTGATCTGCCTAGTTTTTGATTTGCATAGCAGCCCCTCTAAAGTAAAGCATCTATTGATAGTTCAGTTATTAACATCATTCAACATTTTTGAAATGTTGTTGACTGTCATTGGAAGCCAGTGGTATACTGCAGATAACCATGATCAATGTTTGATTTAAATGAATTGGAAATCATAAAACACCTGTTTCACACGAACATGTTACATAAGTTCCATTGATTGCCAGGAATGCAGTAATTGTCAGGTAGTCTaactctctctgccttcctctaGGTAAGCCTGGTATTGCCCACCGGGACCTCAAGTCTAAGAACATCCTGGTGAAGAAGAACAGTACATGTGCCATCGCTGACCTTGGGCTGGCAGTGCGCCACGAGTCCACCACCGACACCATAGACATCGCTCCCAACCAGAGAGTGGGCACCAagaggtacaaacacacacacacaatcaacctTAAGAAGTACTTGATTTCTCAACTTCAcctactgacccccccccccccctctcccacatCCCACAACACATACCACCACCTATCCGGGATATAGACCAGCTTACAAAGACCTATTTTCTCTGTGTCAGGTACATGGCCCCTGAGGTTCTGGATGAGAGCATCAACATGAGGCACTTTGATTCGTTTAAGTGTGCAGACATCTACGCTCTGGGCCTGGTGTACTGGGAGATCACACGCCGCTGCAACGCTGGAGGTCAGACAGGCTCCTCCTCAGCACACTCTGGCTGGGttccaactggcaccctattggctatatcagggatcatcaactagattcagcctcgGGACAATttcttttcttgagcggatggtcagagggccggaacataattacaaataatttgtagactgcaaattgacccaaGAAGCCCAAAGAGAtaatatttgattaaaacatcATATTTGCAAACCTTCCTtatatttgtatacaatcacatacactgaatgtacaaaacatgacatagactRACCAGGTGAATCcacgtgaaagctatgatcccttattgatttaacttgttaaatccacatcaatcagtgtagatgacggggaggagaccggttaaatatATATATWTTTTTTaacttaagacaattgagacatgggttgtgtatgtgtgccattcagagggtgaatgtgcaagacaaaagatttgagtgcctttgaacagggtatggtagtaggtgacagatgcaccggtttgtgtaaagaactgcaacactgatgggtttttcacactcaacagtttcctgtgtgtatcaagaatggtccaccacccgaaggacatccagacaacttgacacaggTGTGGGGTCAACATGGGgggctgttcttaatgttttgtacactctgtgtttatctctatgcgtgggaatactttggaaccaatttccaaaattaaaataacttgaagctgatttgctggtgttttcagtcttttatgtccaacaataaaaaaaatacaaaaacttgGGACCAGATAAAATCACCTGTGCGCCGAATTCGGCACGCCAGTTGGGAACCCTGCCCTATTTATTGCCCATCGGACTCCCTAtagtagtgcacgatatagggaaaagggtgtcatttgCGATGCATACAGTATCTCTATCTCAATGTAGTTAAACGTTTAATTCATCATCAATTAGAAACTGGGCCTtacctgacctttgacctctgtcCCTAGGTATCCATGAGGAGTACCAGCTGCCCTACTATGATCTGGTGCCCTCTGACCCCTCCATagaggagatgaggaaggtgGTGTGTGACCAGAAACTACGGCCCAACGTGCCCAACTGGTGGCAGAGCTACGAGGTAGGGGCGGACACATGTAGATAGATATGCATGCTCTTTTAAGGTCAATCAAACAATCCTATTATGATAGCACAGCAGTCGCTCACTAATATGAAAGTGTCACTGGTTTCTTATAAGTATTACATTGTATACTTGTGTATTTTAAATGAAGTATGTTCATTAGCCGGGCTTGTTCTCTGGGGATGCATTGGTGGTTTTGATAAGCTTGTTTAGCCCTGTGCATATCTGCACCATATTTGCATGTATGACTTTATCTAATCTAATTTTCTTCACGTTCGCTCAAKCCTACTTTATCCCAGAGCTCTAGATAACACACTACATTACCCCAGAACTTTAGATAACACTTTACATTATCCCTGAGCTTTAAGATAACACTATACGTTATCTCCGAGTCTTAGTTGACACTCTACATTATCACAGAGCTTTAGATAACGGTCTACATTATCCCAGAGCTTTAAGATAACTCTACTttatctctccttttcctccctccccctcccccMAGGCCCTGCGTGTAATGGGGAAGATCATGAGGGAGTGTTGGTACGCCAATGGAGCCGCCCGCCTCACCGCCCTGCGCATCAAGAAGACCCTGTCCCAGCTGAGTGTCCAGGAGGACATCAAAGTCTGAGATGGTTCTGTCCCAAAAACCTGAGGAGAGCGCTAGGGACCCTGTCCCGCACTAAAGtatactgagagagaaagagcgggggACAGTGTCTTTTCCAATGAACGCACAAGCTAACAAAAGAAAAGAATGCAATGACAAAAGCAAAATGTAAAAAGAACACTATATAAAAACTTTCCTGCCAGTCTTTTTAAAGCCACCACTGTTTGAGTTGTGACAAGCCCTACCTCGCCTATTCAGCCAAAACTACTGACAACCCCTGTCCTTCCCTGTCCCCAACCTACCCCACCCTTCTGTCCCTGCAGCCCCCTTCCCCGTTCTGTTCCTACTAAAATGGCTGCCAACGcaattactgctactactactactactactactactgacaatGCCCATGTTAATCTCAATGGCAGGATATATACAACTGTGTATTtattaacagaatgtgtaatttaattctaaacctttttttttttttactttccccAAAGACTTATCAAAGGACACTAATGGTTTTACCCTAtacattaatttatttttgttctgtttgtCTTTATACTGTATTCATGCCATGTTGACTCGATATTGGGAGAGGTCTAGCTGTTTTCTTTGTCAGGGAGTATATAAGGGGAAGGTAAAGTCTTTCTATGAATGCTGTGTAggggtcattccaccaattcagtgccttttgagaTATCTAACTTGGTGGGGGAAAAAACTTTTGATTTCACCTCAtttttacattctgtcataaagagcacatgttcaacttaataaaaaaacatgttttcccatctcgaggttaaatcaaatttaaaaaaaaaaagactagtATGTGCCTAATTAAGTAAAGTATATAGGTTGACTAACAGTGTAGAcgatttcttcttaaatcagccatgaatccacttgtgacaggggaaatggaagcttattgtgtgcaacagggaggggcaattgaatgcaagcttcacaacaaCTAAAATATTTTTAAAGATTTTAKYCTGTCTATCTATGAGTAACATGGTTGATGGGTTATACttgacccactcagttttccaccacaaaacaccagaaatggCCAGAAAGAGTAGAACCTGCTCACTTGCTTTTACACtaggatttgactattagatgttcggAGTtccaccatattaaaacgagagttcagttcacgtaacagggttttTTCTCCTTAAAATgaatcatcacattttaaaatatataataatcttcagaaatgactttgtcaaagcaaaaaATTAAATAGGGCTTTGCAattatggtgaaaacttggaACAATATTGRGGTTAAAAACCTCTACRggatcggtgtccctataccgggacggttgagctaacatgcgctaatgtgattagcataacgttgtaagtaacagtaaactttccaggacatagacatgtcttatatagGCAGAAcgtttaaattcttgttaatctaactgcactgtccaatttacagtagctattagagtaaaaaaataccatgctattgtttgaggagagtgcacaacaaaaaaCTTATCACAGCAACtgttttgatacattcacctccgAAGATAAATAaggtacttacattcagtaatcttgctctgatttgtcatcctgagggtcccagagatMAAATGTAGGagctgggttctacagtttgaacccctacTGTCTctgctccacacccaccccgcYCGGCCATCTAGATCTAAAATTATCTAAAATTAGTGTATAacctaatgatccatcatgtattacattcctgggagtgtgtaaacttaaatgttgtattaccatataatttttgtatgttctctatagttatctacttgaaaatgtatcaattgaccagtttggcacatttgggcaaacttgatacaaaatattgtccagtattgctatgcttcactggatcaatctgaaacgttgcacacacactgctaaaTTGCACCTAAACTGCcatattatattatggcctttctcttgcatttcaaagatggagaaaaacatttttgaaatcgCATGttcttttgtttgtattatcttataCCATATCTAATGTTTTATTCTCCTAcactaatttcacatttccacaaacttcaaagtgtttcctttcaaaaggtatcaagtatatgcatatcattgcttcaggtcctgagctataggcagttagatttgggtatgtcattttaggtgaaaattggaaGGGGAAAAGGGTACGATCCTTAAGTGGGTAAAAATTTTCCTGGAAGTCAGAGGGTGCATGGAGGGACAATTCAAAATGCTGGCACTTTAAGAgaaaatctgattgattgaattctccctgtggtctatattaaagggtacttcattgaatataacagtcttttaaaattcaatattggtgcacaatttctatttAAAATATCAAAGSGaagcaaaaggcactcatttgtGGAAATGATCAAGTTGTAGACGGATCTCTCTGTTGTACATATAAACTAAGAAATTGTTTTTAAAATCGATCAGGACCAAGTCTTCCTCATTTATCGGGTCATGTTATCTATCATTTATGGTAGCAGTGGACTGTGAGTCACTGAGAGATCAGCTTACATAGGTTCTTTAAGTCTATGTTTCCCATTACTACATCCATTGTTGTAATGGAACTCCTATTGCCCACTTAGAGGCAGGAATGGTCCATACAAACACCTGGCTCTATGGTATTTCATGACGATGGACTGTATTGTAGCCATTTTGTAAACACTCACATCAATTGCTGTTatgattatttaatttttttatcacaATACCTCCATGTATGTTTCCCCTCATGTTATATTCTCCCTGACTGAGTATTATCACTGTACATACAATAACTTTTTTAGGTGTGACTATATATGACCCTTTTTTTATTTGAGTTTCCATTGatattttaataatgttttggaatgtttgccAACAGTTACACTGGTTACTGGTCTTGGATGGGAGACAATTGGAGAGGCTTATATGTGCTGTCAATCATCCACTGATAAAccaatggaatatctacaaagcaACACTACTGTACACTGAGTCATTGAAAGCACATACTGAGTCCCTCCTATTTGATGCCTCCCATTACTATAGAACAGTATTTGATTTTTAGTCTATTCCACTCCATATTCATAAATTATACCCCACCTACATTACCTCTTTGATATGCAAATTGTAAATAGTTTGTATGATGGATGATGATTGATCTGTCAATTCTTGTTTTCACCATGTATTCTGTTTTCAGGAAAATAATATGTACTGTTAAATTTGTCGCTTTATTTTTKGTTGAGTACAAACTCAAAAGGTACTGCTGACGTGAAGTCTCCTTCCTTGTGTTCTTAATCCTGCCAGTTTATTGTTAGTTCCTAGAAAARGCTCTGCAGGGCCAATGTGTGCACTACTCACTCTACGGCACCTCAACCAAACTGTTCTCAACACCCCTCACTGTTTTACTGCAGATCACACCAGTGACAACAGAGGGTGTTTATAATATATTAAGCATTTTAATCACAGTTCTTCAGATTTGGTGATTGGTAAATACCTCTCACAGATTTCTTCAATAAGCTAAGTAACAGTGAGGAGTCCCAAGACCCTCTGTAAAGAGTGCTTATTCAGTGTGGCTGTAGCACAAGAAGATTGTCGTTAAACTTTTTGGTGGTAAAATTAATACTACTGATACTTCACAGGAAATATGTATGGCCTGGAtgcatttatttgatttaatttgtgtTAGTTTATGACCATGTCACGCTCgcctgtactgtatattatttgttTATAGTTCTTGGGTGATGTCCAAGAGGACTTGGCGTGTGTACATGTGCATATTTTTCCTGAAGATGTGGTTGCTTATGTTTTTGGCTGTGAGTGGTAGATGGAACCTGGGTGTTGTCTGYGTACTGTTAGGTGAGTTGAGATTTTCTGTCCTTGGTTGGGGATTGATCCTATGTAAACGTCATATGGATGGGAT
It encodes the following:
- the LOC111970084 gene encoding activin receptor type-1B gives rise to the protein MQCNGNITIMAKKQMLLTLLVLGLFRSYDALWCNCTTAQCQKTGSQCETDGACMASTSFIDGQEQHIRICITRDKLVPPGQPFYCLSAEGLLNTHCCYTNYCNSLNLKVPSVTLRPGLVGGFGPDGTWGPVELVAVVAGPVCLLCVLLIMAVFLFQYHQRAYSHRQRLEVEDPSCDHLYMAKDKTLQDLIYDMSTSGSGSGLPLFVQRTVARTIVLQEIIGKGRFGEVWRGRWRGGDVAVKIFSSREERSWFREAEIYQTVMLRHENILGFIAADNKDNGTWTQLWLVSDYHEYGSLFDYLNRYSVTIEGMIKLALSAASGLAHLHMEILGTQGKPGIAHRDLKSKNILVKKNSTCAIADLGLAVRHESTTDTIDIAPNQRVGTKRYMAPEVLDESINMRHFDSFKCADIYALGLVYWEITRRCNAGGIHEEYQLPYYDLVPSDPSIEEMRKVVCDQKLRPNVPNWWQSYEALRVMGKIMRECWYANGAARLTALRIKKTLSQLSVQEDIKV